A stretch of Telopea speciosissima isolate NSW1024214 ecotype Mountain lineage chromosome 11, Tspe_v1, whole genome shotgun sequence DNA encodes these proteins:
- the LOC122644621 gene encoding DNA-directed RNA polymerases II, IV and V subunit 12, with protein MDPQPEPVSYICGDCGMENTLKPGDVIQCRECGYRILYKKRTRRIVQYEAR; from the exons ATGGATCCGCAACCCGAACCAGTGAGCTACATCTGTGGAG ATTGTGGGATGGAGAATACCCTGAAACCCGGGGATGTGATTCAGTGCCGAGAATGTGGTTACCGCATCCTCTACAAGAAGCGCACTCGCAGAA TTGTTCAATATGAAGCACGCTGA